CATAATTTTAATTGTCTCATATAATAAGCTAATTTTTGATTTCGACTCTTATTACAATCATAGAATCTTAAAATATCTATCACTGCTTTTCCTGGATTTGTAATTTCTAGTCGATTATCATAAACTTCTATTTTTATTTCAGAACCAGTAATACTTAAATCTTGATGAATAATTGCATTTGCAATCAATTCTCTGACTATTGAACTGTCATAATATTCAAATGTTGTCATACGACCATCTACAGAACGCTGCTCTCTAGGTAAAAAATCTTTCAAGTATCTAATCATTCCCTCGAATCCTACAGCATATCCCTTTCTCCCTTGGATTTGCTCTTTTATTGAAGTTTTTGTCAATCCATTATAGATTATAACTCTTACACCTTTTCTTCCTAAATTTAATTTTTTTAAATCCTTTGCTAAAAGCAATGCCCCTAAACCTGTTATGTGATATTTATTGTCTGCTTGTACTATAAATCCATCATTTTCCATTTCATTTAAAATTTCTATAAAATCTAAATCTTTCTTACAATGTTTCATACGAAAATAAACTGAAATATCTAATAAATCATATATGTCTTTTGGAGTTAAATTTTTCTTTACTATGTTCGCTTCATAATTAAATCCACTTGCTTTTTGCCATAACTTTTTAGCTTTTTCTGGATAATCTCTTATATTTTTATTATTAGATCCTATTCTAATATATATTTCTTTTTTAAAACTTACTGGCGTGTGACTAGCACAATTTATTTTAATCACTGATACTGTTTTATTATTTATTTTTTCATCAT
This genomic stretch from Fusobacterium sp. DD2 harbors:
- a CDS encoding ATP-binding protein; protein product: MTLTKEELEIVYNYLKENDSETGWIEVKEHELELDKMGQTIAAIANSCLMDDKEYGYIIFGIKDTTWEVVGTQKRLSSYKKGNQEGKMYITSLLSPTIDFEFFDDEKINNKTVSVIKINCASHTPVSFKKEIYIRIGSNNKNIRDYPEKAKKLWQKASGFNYEANIVKKNLTPKDIYDLLDISVYFRMKHCKKDLDFIEILNEMENDGFIVQADNKYHITGLGALLLAKDLKKLNLGRKGVRVIIYNGLTKTSIKEQIQGRKGYAVGFEGMIRYLKDFLPREQRSVDGRMTTFEYYDSSIVRELIANAIIHQDLSITGSEIKIEVYDNRLEITNPGKAVIDILRFYDCNKSRNQKLAYYMRQLKLCEELGSGIDRIVEISEKNNLFTPKFIMTDEYVNVKLFKEKGFQQMEDDDKINILFYHCCYRYSIEDYMSNSSLRARFLLDDTKSSVDKITNLIRKAKKIGIIKTGPNKTYIPFWAK